The Balaenoptera musculus isolate JJ_BM4_2016_0621 chromosome 5, mBalMus1.pri.v3, whole genome shotgun sequence region AGCCTCACTTGGGTAGGGAACCAAGCCAGAAGTTCTATTCAACTATTTTCAGCCAGTGGCATACCCCCTATCTCTATTCTCAGAGCTCAACAGTTGCCTCACTCAAAAATAGCAGAACCCATCTTCCCAAAGATATTACcagcagacacacacagaaacccAAAACGAACCAACTGGTGAACAACTGACTCTGCCAAAGCAAATctgtaaagtctggaagaggaaCCCAGTTACTTGAATGTGAAGATACTGATGTAAGGAATCAAGGATCACAAAAAATCAGGTAAATATGACAGAGGAAATTAATAAAGGCCTGATAACTGGCCCTATAGAAACGGAGATCTATGAACTGtcagacaaagaattcagaataatcctcttaaGGAAGTTTAGTGAACTgcaaaaaaaacacagacagaccactaaatgaaattaggaaaactcaatgagaagttcaacaagcacacagcaaacatcaaacaaacagaaaaaagtcctagagttaaaaaatataataactgagttgaaaaattcaatagagagtTTCAAAAGTAGACTCGACCATGCATCAGAAAGAATCAGCTACTTGGAGGATAAGACACTGGAAATTATCcagtgagagaagaaaaaaaaaaaaaaagaaaagaaaagaaaagaaaagtgaagaaagctTATGGGAATTATGGGACATAATGAAAAGGAACAATATTTGCATTATGGGAATTTCAGAAggagatgaggaagagaaagggatagaaagtatatttaaagcatttatgtttaaagtaattattggtagGTAAGGACTTAACTGttgcattttgttaattattttctggttgttttgtatatccaatgttccttgtttcttatcctgatggtttgtgtgtgtgtgtgtgtgtgtgtgtgtatgtttaaccatggtatatgcaaatcagtcaatatgATACATCGcattaacagaatgaaacaaaagactcatgtgatcatctcaacagacgcagaaaaagcatttgacaaaattcaaaatccattcatgataaaaaccctttaaagtaggcatagaggaaacatatatcaacataataaaggccatatatgacaagtccatAGATAAtctcatactcagtggtgaaaagttgaagcttttcctctaagatcaggaacaagacaagggtgctcactcttaccactcttattcaactTACAGTATTGCAAGTACTATATCCTACCTAGAGTAGtcacgaaaaagaaataaaaggtatcagacttggaaaggaagaagtgaaattgtcactatttgcagataacatgattttatatagaaaaatcctaaagtcacaaccaaaaaactgttagatctaatcaatgaattcagtaaagttggacacaaaattaacatataaaaattaatagcatttctatacactaacaatgaattttctgaaaaagaaataaagaaatcaatcccatttacaacagcatcaaaaaggaTACAGtccttaggaataaacttaactaaagAAAATTGCAAGAAGtcgatgaaagaaatttaaaaagacataaatacatgaaaaagtatctgatgttcatggattggaagaattaatattattaaaatgtcaatactaacAGAAAGCCATCTGTAGATTCAatccaatccctatcaagattctaatggcatttttttacagaagtaaaaaaaatatcctaaaacttatatggaaccaaaaaagccctgaatagccaaagcaatcctgaaaaagaagaacaagcaggAGGCAtcatactttctgatttcaagctatacccTAAACCTATGTttatcaaaacatcatggtaatggtataaaaacaaatagaccaggacttccctggcggtccagtgggagactttgccttccaatacGAGGGGTGCAGTTtcagtccctggctggggagctaggatccaacatgcctcacagccaaggGACTAAGGCATGAAACGGAAGCAATGTTGTAACGGGTTCAatggagactttaaaaatggtccacatcaacaaaatctttaaaaaacagaaaacaaacaaaaagacaaatagaccaatggaacagaagtgagagctcagaaataaacccaagcatatatagtcaactaatatttgacaagagagCCAGGAATACTCAATGGAGAGAAAAcactctttttaataaatggtgttaggataATTGGATAgtcacatggaaaagaatgaagctggacccctatcttacaccactcacaaaaactaactcaacatAGATtcaagatttaaatgtaagacctgaatcCATGAAATTCCTCAAAGAAGATGTAGGAATAAAAGTCCTTGACATGagcttggtaatgattttttggatatggcaCCTAAAGCATGAGCAACAACGACAGCAAACAAACAGTTGGGACTACATCGAATAAAAACGTCCGGtacagtgaaagaagccatcAACAAGGTGAAAGGACAACTtctggaatgggaaaaaatatttgcaaacaatatatatagtaagggattaatatccaaaatatataaataattcatacaactcaataaccaaaaaaaaaaattgaaaaatgggcaaaggatctgaataaacatttctccaaagaaaatatttaaaagcccaacaggtaaatgaaaagatgctcaacatcacaagtcaataaggaaatacagatttaaaccacaatgaggtatctccttcTACCTGCTAGAATGGACATTTTCAAAAGGATAAGCTTTAGCACCAGCCCGCCCTCTCAGCGCGCGCTCGGCCGCCCGACGACGCGGGAGCCGCACGCGCCAGACGAGGCTCGCCGCGCTCATTGCCGCCGAGCGCCGGCCCGCTGAGGCGGCGCCCTCGGTTCCCGGCCAGGAGGGAATCGGTGGCCCCAGAGCGGAGGCGGTGGCGGCGGGAAAGATGAAGAACGAAACTGCTGCCGTAGTCTTCTTTTTCACAAGGCTAGTTCGAAAACATGATAAgttgaaaaaaagaagcagtggAGAGGTTTGCTGAGAAATTGACTCTAatacttcaagaaaaatataaaaatcactggTGTCCGGAAAAACCATCAAAAGGACAGGCCTACAGATGCGTTCGTGTCAATAAGTTTCAGAGAGTTGATCCTGATGTCCTGAAAGCCTGTGAGAACAGCTGCTGCATTTTGTACAGTGACCTGGGCTTCCCAAAGGAACTCACTCTATGGGCGGACCCATGTGAGCTGTGCTGTCGGTATGGAGAGAAAAACAATGCATTCACTGTTGCCAGCTTTGAAAATGAGGATGAGAACAAGGATGAGATTTCCAAGAAGGTGACCAGGGCCCTTGATAAGGTTACCTCTGATTATCATT contains the following coding sequences:
- the LOC118895715 gene encoding LOW QUALITY PROTEIN: protein BTG3-like (The sequence of the model RefSeq protein was modified relative to this genomic sequence to represent the inferred CDS: deleted 1 base in 1 codon) is translated as MKNETAAVVFFFTRLVRKHDKLKKEAVERFAEKLTLILQEKYKNHWCPEKPSKGQAYRCVRVNKFQRVDPDVLKACENSCCILYSDLGFPKELTLWADPCELCCRYGEKNNAFTVASFENEDENKDEISKKVTRALDKVTSDYHSGSSSSDEETSKEVEVKPNSVAATPSPVYQISELIFPPLPMWHPLPRKKPGMYRGNGHQSHYPPPVPFGYPNQGRKNKPYRPIPVTWVPPPGMHCDRNHWINPHMLAPH